A single genomic interval of Nocardioides nitrophenolicus harbors:
- a CDS encoding DUF2200 domain-containing protein: MHRIFSTSVSSVYFHYVAKVERKGRTRDELDEAICWLTGFSPAELHAHLDAGTTFEDFFAAARLNPAAASITGVVCGVRVEDVEDPLMQRIRYLDKLVDEIARGKAMDKVLRS; encoded by the coding sequence ATGCACCGTATCTTCTCGACGAGCGTCTCGTCGGTCTACTTCCACTACGTGGCCAAGGTGGAGCGCAAGGGCCGCACCCGCGACGAGCTCGACGAGGCGATCTGCTGGCTCACCGGCTTCTCGCCCGCCGAGCTGCACGCCCACCTCGACGCCGGCACGACCTTCGAGGACTTCTTCGCCGCCGCTCGGCTCAACCCGGCGGCCGCCTCGATCACCGGCGTGGTCTGCGGCGTGCGCGTCGAGGACGTCGAGGACCCGCTGATGCAGCGGATCCGGTATCTCGACAAGCTCGTCGACGAGATCGCCCGTGGCAAGGCGATGGACAAGGTGCTGCGCAGCTGA
- a CDS encoding MFS transporter, with protein sequence MVVEPIRPRTSPAVIVAMLSCCGIVVSLQQTLLLPLLPDLPRLIGTSADSASWLVTATLLSGAVATPTISRLADMYGKRRMMVVALGVAVLGSLLGAVSQALPLLIGARALQGVGVALIPVAIAIMRDELPRDRVPLGVALMSATLAIGAGVGLPLSGLIVEHLDWHASFWLTGAVGLALIAGTLSLLPESPVRTSGSFDLRGAVLLSAALTAVLLALSKGGQWGWTAASTLGCLAGGAAVLAVWVPLELRTPRPLVDVRVAARRSVVLVNLASVFAGFSMFANMLVTTQLLQLPVETGYSRGLDILHTGLWMVPNAAAFGLMAPVSAWLIRRIGPQATLVSGALIMGVTYVWRVFYSADLAQVVTGSVIVGVGTAMVYGALPTLIMRAVPVTETASANGLNVLLRSFGTSTASAATAAITTASTLTLAGREVPTFDALLLLFWLAAGSALATALIGVPMLRMREYAEAADRSGSENTTRAQIVQGQVLSLKGYPIRHAVVTVLTPDGRAVDWGQADAEGRFAAAVPEPADYLVVTSADGWRPRSRMMTLDSAAPVPPIVLRERLTLRGVIRDAEERPVVDALVVITRTTGELVATVRTDHEGRYEVPRPANGRYVLTVAGPDEALGARTLSVWEEARDFDLRLGTPLADAAEAT encoded by the coding sequence GTGGTCGTCGAACCGATCCGGCCACGCACGAGCCCTGCGGTCATCGTGGCGATGCTGTCGTGCTGCGGCATCGTGGTGTCACTGCAGCAGACCCTGCTCCTCCCCCTGCTGCCGGACCTCCCCCGGCTGATCGGTACGTCGGCCGACAGCGCCTCCTGGCTGGTGACCGCGACCCTGCTCAGCGGCGCGGTGGCGACGCCGACGATCTCCCGGCTCGCCGACATGTACGGCAAGCGCCGGATGATGGTGGTGGCACTGGGCGTCGCCGTGCTGGGGTCCCTGCTGGGGGCGGTGAGCCAGGCGCTCCCGCTGCTGATCGGGGCACGGGCGCTGCAGGGGGTCGGCGTCGCACTGATCCCGGTGGCGATCGCGATCATGCGCGACGAGCTGCCGCGCGACCGGGTGCCGCTGGGCGTGGCGCTGATGAGCGCGACCCTCGCGATCGGCGCCGGCGTGGGTCTGCCGCTGTCGGGACTGATCGTCGAGCATCTCGACTGGCACGCGTCGTTCTGGCTCACCGGGGCGGTCGGGCTCGCGCTCATCGCCGGCACCCTGAGCCTGCTGCCGGAGTCGCCGGTGCGCACCAGCGGCTCCTTCGACCTGCGCGGCGCCGTCCTGCTCTCGGCGGCGCTGACCGCGGTGCTGCTCGCGCTGTCCAAGGGCGGCCAGTGGGGCTGGACCGCGGCCTCGACGCTGGGCTGTCTCGCCGGCGGTGCGGCGGTGCTCGCGGTCTGGGTGCCGCTCGAGCTGCGCACGCCGCGGCCGCTGGTCGACGTCCGGGTCGCGGCCCGGCGCTCGGTCGTCCTGGTGAACCTGGCGTCGGTGTTCGCCGGGTTCTCGATGTTCGCCAACATGCTGGTCACCACCCAGCTGCTCCAGCTGCCGGTCGAGACCGGCTACAGCCGCGGCCTCGACATCCTGCACACCGGCCTGTGGATGGTGCCGAACGCCGCTGCCTTCGGCCTGATGGCTCCCGTCTCGGCGTGGCTGATCCGCCGGATCGGCCCGCAGGCCACGCTGGTCTCCGGCGCCCTGATCATGGGCGTGACCTACGTCTGGCGGGTGTTCTACAGCGCCGACCTGGCGCAGGTCGTGACCGGCTCGGTGATCGTCGGCGTCGGCACCGCCATGGTCTACGGCGCCCTGCCGACCCTGATCATGCGGGCCGTCCCCGTCACCGAGACCGCCTCGGCCAACGGCCTCAACGTGCTGCTCCGCTCCTTCGGCACCTCGACCGCCAGCGCCGCCACCGCCGCGATCACCACCGCCTCCACGCTGACCCTCGCCGGGCGCGAGGTGCCGACCTTCGACGCGCTGCTGCTGCTCTTCTGGCTGGCCGCGGGCTCCGCGCTGGCGACGGCGCTGATCGGCGTACCGATGCTGCGGATGCGGGAGTACGCCGAGGCAGCGGATCGCTCCGGGTCCGAGAACACCACGCGCGCCCAGATCGTGCAGGGCCAGGTGCTCAGCCTCAAGGGATACCCGATCCGGCACGCCGTGGTGACGGTGCTGACCCCGGACGGCCGGGCGGTCGACTGGGGCCAGGCCGATGCCGAGGGTCGGTTCGCGGCCGCCGTACCGGAGCCGGCGGACTACCTCGTGGTCACCTCCGCCGACGGCTGGCGACCGCGCTCGCGGATGATGACCCTCGACAGCGCGGCGCCGGTGCCGCCGATCGTGCTGCGCGAGCGGCTCACCCTGCGCGGCGTCATCCGCGACGCCGAGGAGCGGCCGGTCGTCGACGCGCTGGTCGTCATCACCCGCACCACCGGCGAGCTGGTGGCGACCGTCCGCACCGACCACGAGGGCCGCTACGAGGTGCCGCGCCCCGCCAACGGCCGCTATGTGCTCACCGTCGCCGGGCCCGACGAGGCGCTGGGCGCCCGCACGCTCAGCGTGTGGGAGGAGGCCCGGGACTTCGACCTGCGGCTCGGGACGCCGCTGGCCGACGCGGCCGAGGCGACGTAG
- a CDS encoding nitroreductase, with amino-acid sequence MDFAALMASRWSCREYLPEPLPEETVTELLTTAQRTASWCNTQPWQVHLLDGDALDWFAKELGAHAASGAAGTADLPMPAGYSGAYADRRRAAGYALYESLGIERSDFGARAEQMLRNFSFFGAPHAVIVTTDREQGVYGAIDCGGYVANLMNAALDLGVGSIAQGAIAMYADQVRELLGLPEDRLVVCAVAFGRPATAHPVNRFRTERSGLADVVTRVVRP; translated from the coding sequence ATGGACTTCGCCGCGCTGATGGCGAGCAGGTGGAGCTGCCGGGAGTACCTGCCCGAGCCGCTCCCCGAGGAGACGGTGACCGAGCTGCTCACGACCGCGCAGCGCACCGCCTCCTGGTGCAACACCCAGCCCTGGCAGGTCCACCTGCTCGACGGCGACGCGCTGGACTGGTTCGCCAAGGAGCTCGGCGCGCACGCCGCGTCCGGCGCGGCAGGCACCGCCGACCTGCCGATGCCGGCGGGCTACAGCGGCGCGTACGCCGACCGGCGACGGGCCGCGGGCTACGCGCTCTACGAGAGCCTCGGCATCGAGCGCTCCGACTTCGGCGCGCGAGCCGAGCAGATGCTGCGGAACTTCTCGTTCTTCGGCGCCCCGCACGCGGTCATCGTCACGACCGACCGTGAGCAGGGCGTCTACGGCGCCATCGACTGCGGCGGCTACGTCGCGAACCTGATGAACGCCGCGCTCGATCTCGGAGTCGGCTCGATCGCCCAGGGCGCGATCGCGATGTACGCCGACCAGGTGCGCGAGCTGCTCGGCCTGCCCGAGGACCGGCTCGTGGTCTGCGCCGTCGCCTTCGGCCGGCCGGCCACGGCGCACCCGGTCAACCGCTTCCGCACCGAGCGCTCCGGACTGGCCGACGTCGTCACCCGGGTGGTGCGCCCGTGA
- a CDS encoding enoyl-CoA hydratase-related protein — MSVLDVERDGAVLLLTLNRPAQRNAFDRALADALSAALDELDDDPSLHVGILAANGPAFSAGTDLHEPASPATSRGGEYGVVRRRRATPLIAAVEGPAYGGGFEVVLACDLVVAGRDARFGLPEVARGLAAVCGALFRAPDRLPPAVATELLLTGDPIDATRAYEVGLVNRLVDAGGAAAAARELAERILRNSPDAVATTLRAVQEARGPAESVGWTATDAAAARVAGSPDRVEGVTAFFEKRAPRWSR, encoded by the coding sequence GTGAGCGTCCTGGACGTCGAGCGCGACGGCGCCGTGCTGCTGCTCACCTTGAACCGCCCCGCGCAGCGCAACGCCTTCGACCGCGCGCTCGCCGACGCCCTGTCGGCCGCGCTCGACGAGCTGGACGACGACCCGTCGCTGCACGTCGGCATCCTGGCTGCCAACGGCCCCGCCTTCAGCGCCGGCACCGACCTGCACGAGCCGGCCAGCCCGGCCACGTCCCGCGGCGGCGAGTACGGCGTCGTACGCCGGCGGCGGGCCACCCCGCTGATCGCCGCGGTCGAGGGCCCGGCGTACGGCGGTGGCTTCGAGGTGGTGCTGGCCTGCGACCTCGTGGTCGCCGGTCGGGACGCGCGGTTCGGGCTCCCGGAGGTCGCGCGCGGCCTGGCCGCGGTGTGCGGCGCGCTGTTCCGCGCGCCGGACCGGCTGCCGCCCGCGGTGGCGACCGAGCTGCTGCTGACCGGCGACCCGATCGACGCCACCCGCGCCTACGAGGTCGGCCTGGTCAACCGGCTGGTCGACGCCGGAGGGGCCGCGGCGGCCGCGCGCGAGCTGGCCGAGCGGATCCTGCGCAACTCCCCCGACGCGGTCGCCACGACGCTGCGCGCGGTCCAGGAGGCCCGCGGCCCGGCCGAGTCGGTCGGCTGGACCGCCACCGACGCCGCCGCCGCGCGGGTCGCCGGCTCGCCCGACCGGGTCGAGGGGGTCACCGCGTTCTTCGAGAAGCGCGCGCCCCGATGGAGCCGGTAG
- a CDS encoding fatty acyl-CoA synthetase, giving the protein MSDSDVSSARQHTLGDLPRRTAQRVPEKVAVIDGEKQLTFAELDAYVERTAAALTAAGLRKGDRLALLSHNCWQFAVLDFAAARAGVVLVPINFMLGADEIAFILDHSGAAGFVAEDALVPVADAALAAAADPQVRERRAILPTGATPPSGWEDLAGWLDHDGPAVVVPMADDDPVRMMFTSGTESRPKGALLSSRSLLWQYVSCALDGSMSADDVELHTLPLYHCAQLDCFLGTDVYLGATSIILPGPDPATVLRAIAEHRVTKFFAPPTVWIGLLRHPDFDATDLSSLRKGYYGASPMPVEVLRELQERLPDVALWNFYGQTEMAPLATILGPDEQLPYAGSAGRPSLNVETRIVDDDDQPVPAGTVGEIVHRSPHATLGYYRDEAKTAEAFRGGWFHSGDLGYLDDTGHLYVVDRKKDMIKTGGENVASREVEEAIYTHPDVAEVAVFGVSHPRWVEAVAAVVVPRAGAELAAEDVLAHARSVLAGYKAPKYVVLADSLPKNPSGKILKRQLRDAHADLAAGEG; this is encoded by the coding sequence ATGAGCGACAGCGACGTCTCCTCGGCCCGCCAGCACACCCTCGGCGACCTGCCCCGCCGCACCGCCCAGCGGGTTCCCGAGAAGGTCGCGGTGATCGACGGCGAGAAGCAGCTGACCTTCGCCGAGCTGGACGCGTACGTCGAGCGCACCGCCGCCGCGCTCACCGCGGCCGGGCTCCGCAAGGGCGACCGGCTGGCCCTGCTCAGCCACAACTGCTGGCAGTTCGCCGTGCTCGACTTCGCCGCCGCCCGCGCCGGCGTGGTGCTGGTGCCGATCAACTTCATGCTCGGCGCCGACGAGATCGCCTTCATCCTCGACCACAGCGGGGCGGCCGGCTTCGTGGCCGAGGACGCGTTGGTGCCCGTGGCGGACGCCGCGCTCGCCGCGGCGGCCGACCCGCAGGTGCGCGAGCGCCGGGCGATCCTCCCCACGGGCGCCACCCCGCCGTCCGGCTGGGAGGACCTCGCCGGGTGGCTGGACCACGACGGCCCGGCGGTCGTCGTACCGATGGCCGACGACGACCCGGTGCGGATGATGTTCACGTCGGGCACCGAGTCGCGGCCGAAGGGCGCGCTGCTGAGCAGCCGGTCGCTGCTGTGGCAGTACGTCTCGTGCGCGCTCGACGGGTCGATGAGCGCCGACGACGTCGAGCTCCACACGCTGCCGCTCTACCACTGCGCCCAGCTCGACTGCTTCCTCGGCACCGACGTCTACCTCGGCGCGACGAGCATCATCCTGCCCGGCCCCGACCCGGCGACCGTGCTGCGGGCGATCGCCGAGCACCGGGTGACCAAGTTCTTCGCCCCGCCGACCGTGTGGATCGGGCTGCTGCGCCACCCCGACTTCGACGCGACCGACCTGTCCAGCCTGCGCAAGGGCTACTACGGCGCCTCGCCGATGCCGGTCGAGGTGCTCCGCGAGCTCCAGGAGCGGCTCCCCGACGTCGCGCTGTGGAACTTCTACGGCCAGACCGAGATGGCCCCGCTCGCCACGATCCTCGGCCCCGACGAGCAGCTGCCGTACGCCGGCTCGGCGGGCCGGCCCTCGCTCAACGTCGAGACCCGGATCGTCGACGACGACGACCAGCCGGTGCCGGCGGGGACGGTCGGCGAGATCGTGCACCGCAGCCCGCACGCCACCCTCGGCTACTACCGCGACGAGGCCAAGACCGCCGAGGCGTTCCGCGGCGGCTGGTTCCACTCCGGCGACCTCGGCTACCTCGACGACACCGGCCACCTCTACGTCGTCGACCGCAAGAAGGACATGATCAAGACCGGCGGCGAGAACGTCGCGAGCCGGGAGGTCGAGGAGGCCATCTACACCCACCCCGACGTCGCGGAGGTCGCCGTCTTCGGCGTCAGCCACCCGCGCTGGGTGGAGGCGGTCGCCGCGGTCGTCGTTCCTCGCGCCGGCGCCGAGCTGGCCGCCGAGGACGTGCTCGCCCACGCGCGGTCGGTGCTCGCGGGCTACAAGGCGCCGAAGTACGTCGTCCTCGCGGACTCCCTGCCCAAGAACCCGAGCGGCAAGATCCTCAAGCGGCAGCTCCGCGACGCCCACGCCGACCTGGCCGCTGGCGAGGGGTAA
- a CDS encoding SAV_915 family protein yields the protein MQSPPPPPPGPPPPAPATFAVPTTVGVGSQPAEKTVPGPPVVYVPTRLDEDGVPVDVPLLRLADGRIGLLGYSALDRLVDCLGDDQPWLLADAAVLAAIAEVRPYDVKLLDVAVPEEHRTRLLREF from the coding sequence GTGCAGAGCCCGCCACCACCGCCTCCGGGGCCACCGCCCCCGGCGCCGGCCACCTTCGCCGTCCCCACCACCGTCGGCGTCGGTTCGCAGCCCGCGGAGAAGACCGTCCCCGGTCCGCCGGTCGTCTACGTGCCGACTCGGCTGGACGAGGACGGCGTGCCGGTCGACGTGCCGCTGCTGCGGCTCGCCGACGGGCGGATCGGCCTCCTGGGCTACTCCGCGCTCGACCGGCTCGTCGACTGCCTGGGCGACGACCAGCCCTGGCTCCTGGCCGATGCCGCGGTGCTCGCCGCGATCGCCGAGGTGCGACCCTATGACGTGAAGCTGCTCGACGTCGCCGTACCCGAGGAGCACCGGACCCGACTGCTGAGGGAGTTCTGA
- a CDS encoding SMP-30/gluconolactonase/LRE family protein, whose product MTPAAPVVALASADLLGEGPWWDERTGTLVRVDIRARAVRRWHPASGSTAETVLPDEVSLALPRRTGGLVVTQVDRVGLLDADGRLEDLVDVEATNPETRLNDGACDDDGLLWVGTYSPRMKPDAGLHVVRPDGSAEQVLDGLVASNGLAWHGDLLYAVDTGRAVVDRYRRGPGTTLRPLGPLVELDPATELPDGIALDREGAVWVAVLKAGEVRRYLPDGRVDVVVPVPVTSPTSVAFGGAGLDRLFVTSSSYALPPDHAEPAGSVLEIRPGVRGVPVRRFAG is encoded by the coding sequence ATGACCCCTGCGGCGCCGGTGGTGGCGCTCGCCTCGGCCGACCTGCTGGGCGAGGGGCCGTGGTGGGACGAGCGGACCGGCACGCTGGTCCGGGTCGACATCCGCGCCCGCGCCGTCCGGCGCTGGCACCCGGCCAGCGGGAGCACCGCCGAGACCGTGCTCCCCGACGAGGTGAGCCTGGCGCTCCCTCGGCGTACCGGAGGCCTCGTCGTCACCCAGGTCGACCGGGTCGGCCTGCTCGACGCCGACGGCCGGCTCGAGGACCTGGTCGACGTCGAGGCCACCAACCCCGAGACCCGGCTCAACGACGGAGCCTGCGACGACGACGGCCTGCTCTGGGTCGGCACCTACTCGCCCCGCATGAAGCCGGACGCCGGGCTGCACGTGGTCCGGCCCGACGGCTCCGCCGAGCAGGTCCTCGACGGCCTGGTCGCCTCCAACGGACTCGCGTGGCACGGCGACCTGCTCTACGCCGTGGACACCGGCCGCGCCGTCGTCGACCGCTACCGCCGCGGCCCGGGCACCACCCTGCGCCCGCTCGGTCCCCTCGTCGAGCTGGACCCGGCGACCGAGCTGCCCGACGGCATCGCGCTGGACCGCGAGGGCGCGGTGTGGGTCGCCGTCCTGAAGGCGGGAGAGGTGCGGCGCTACCTGCCCGACGGCCGGGTGGACGTCGTCGTACCCGTACCGGTCACCAGCCCCACCTCCGTGGCCTTCGGGGGCGCCGGCCTCGACCGGCTGTTCGTGACCAGCTCCAGCTACGCGCTCCCGCCCGATCACGCCGAGCCCGCGGGGTCGGTGCTGGAGATCCGGCCGGGCGTGCGGGGCGTGCCGGTCCGCCGCTTCGCCGGCTGA
- a CDS encoding LLM class flavin-dependent oxidoreductase — MPEAQMVSVGLLLSDVPVASVSAAEQFADVLAIVEAGQELGFDHFTIGQHFLYGEQRWLQPVPLMARLAAEVDPHVRLVTNIIVAPLYHPVLLAEEIATLDVVTEGRLVFGAGLGYRAEEFDHLDVPFRQRASRFDESLELMRRLWTEDEVTHHGRHWRLDGVRPHLRPVQDPHPPIWIGAQALPGVRRCGRFGDGYATPPEATRADIAERFAVVRDGFAERGKAFRPQPLRRNVTLGASRDEAVAEYARVAQGKYLTYARKGFEVMSGEDLERDFAATVADHAVLGTPEQVTAELLGYVRDLPVDPLLVRLGWPPMSRRENLDAMRLFGREVLPALRAQPARRDLADPA, encoded by the coding sequence ATGCCGGAGGCGCAGATGGTCAGTGTCGGGTTGCTGCTGAGCGACGTGCCGGTGGCGTCGGTCTCGGCCGCCGAGCAGTTCGCCGACGTGCTCGCGATCGTCGAGGCCGGCCAGGAGCTGGGCTTCGACCACTTCACGATCGGCCAGCACTTCCTCTACGGCGAGCAGCGCTGGCTGCAGCCGGTCCCGCTGATGGCGCGGCTGGCCGCCGAGGTCGACCCGCACGTGCGGCTGGTCACCAACATCATCGTCGCGCCGCTCTACCACCCGGTGCTGCTCGCCGAGGAGATCGCGACGCTCGACGTGGTCACCGAGGGCCGGCTGGTCTTCGGCGCCGGCCTCGGCTACCGCGCCGAGGAGTTCGACCACCTCGACGTCCCGTTCCGACAGCGGGCCAGCCGGTTCGACGAGTCGCTGGAGCTGATGCGGCGGCTGTGGACCGAGGACGAGGTCACCCACCACGGGCGCCACTGGCGGCTCGACGGCGTACGGCCGCACCTGCGTCCGGTCCAGGACCCGCACCCGCCCATCTGGATCGGCGCCCAGGCCCTGCCCGGCGTACGACGGTGCGGCCGCTTCGGCGACGGCTACGCCACGCCACCGGAGGCCACCCGGGCCGACATCGCGGAGCGCTTCGCCGTCGTGCGCGACGGCTTCGCCGAGCGCGGCAAGGCGTTCAGGCCCCAGCCGCTGCGCCGCAATGTCACCCTCGGTGCCTCGCGCGACGAGGCCGTCGCCGAGTACGCGCGCGTCGCGCAGGGGAAGTACCTCACCTACGCCCGCAAGGGCTTCGAGGTGATGAGCGGCGAGGACCTCGAGCGGGACTTCGCCGCGACCGTCGCCGACCATGCGGTCCTCGGCACCCCCGAGCAGGTCACCGCCGAGCTGCTCGGCTACGTCCGCGACCTCCCCGTCGATCCGCTCCTGGTCCGTCTCGGCTGGCCGCCGATGAGCCGCCGGGAGAACCTCGACGCGATGCGGCTCTTCGGCCGCGAGGTGCTCCCCGCGCTCCGCGCCCAGCCCGCCCGGCGCGACCTCGCGGACCCCGCATGA
- a CDS encoding acyl-CoA dehydrogenase family protein: MDFGTDSLHEDIRSAVREMMKPFDDQYWMEHDRDHAFPWEFYDAVAQAGWLGITIPEEYGGGGLGVTEAAIVEHEISASGGGMNACSAVHIGIFGLDPIIRHGSEDLKRRFLPRVPNGDLHISFAVTEPDAGTDTTGISTFARKVDGGFRVTGKKVWITKAQQAERMMLLVRTTKREDCVKRTDGMTLLFAELDPAHVQIREIPKLGRNSVNTNELFIDDLFVADEDVVGEVGKGFKAILSGLNAERILASKAALGIGRAAVRRATEYANDREVFGRPIGQNQAIAHPIAEAMMRLDAAELMVDKAAWLLDHGFECGKEANMGKFLAADAAFFAADRALQTHGGFGYGKEFHVERYFREARLKRLSPISQEMVLNYLSEHVLGLPRSY; encoded by the coding sequence GTGGACTTCGGCACCGACTCCCTCCATGAGGACATCCGCTCGGCGGTCCGCGAGATGATGAAGCCGTTCGACGACCAGTACTGGATGGAGCACGACCGCGACCACGCCTTCCCGTGGGAGTTCTACGACGCGGTCGCCCAGGCCGGCTGGCTCGGCATCACCATCCCCGAGGAGTACGGCGGCGGCGGGCTGGGCGTGACCGAGGCCGCGATCGTCGAGCACGAGATCTCCGCATCCGGCGGCGGCATGAACGCCTGCAGCGCCGTGCACATCGGCATCTTCGGGCTCGACCCGATCATCCGGCACGGCTCGGAGGACCTGAAGCGACGCTTCCTCCCCCGCGTCCCGAACGGGGACCTGCACATCTCCTTCGCGGTGACCGAGCCGGACGCGGGCACCGACACGACCGGCATCTCGACCTTCGCCCGCAAGGTCGACGGCGGCTTCCGGGTGACGGGCAAGAAGGTCTGGATCACCAAGGCCCAGCAGGCCGAGCGGATGATGCTCCTGGTGCGGACCACCAAGCGCGAGGACTGCGTCAAGCGCACCGACGGGATGACCCTGCTGTTCGCCGAGCTCGACCCCGCGCACGTGCAGATCCGCGAGATCCCCAAGCTGGGCCGCAACTCCGTGAACACCAACGAGCTGTTCATCGACGACCTGTTCGTCGCCGACGAGGACGTCGTGGGCGAGGTCGGCAAGGGCTTCAAGGCGATCCTGTCCGGCCTCAACGCCGAGCGGATCCTCGCGTCCAAGGCCGCGCTCGGGATCGGCCGCGCCGCCGTACGCCGGGCGACCGAGTACGCCAACGACCGCGAGGTCTTCGGGCGCCCGATCGGCCAGAACCAGGCCATCGCCCACCCGATCGCAGAGGCGATGATGCGGCTCGACGCCGCCGAGCTCATGGTCGACAAGGCCGCCTGGCTGCTCGACCACGGCTTCGAGTGCGGCAAGGAGGCCAACATGGGGAAGTTCCTGGCCGCCGACGCCGCGTTCTTCGCCGCGGACCGGGCGCTGCAGACCCACGGCGGCTTCGGCTACGGCAAGGAGTTCCACGTCGAGCGCTACTTCCGCGAGGCCCGCCTCAAGCGCCTGTCCCCCATCAGCCAGGAGATGGTGCTCAACTACCTCAGTGAGCACGTCCTCGGCCTGCCCCGCTCGTACTGA
- a CDS encoding HpcH/HpaI aldolase/citrate lyase family protein, whose amino-acid sequence MKPYRTVLFVPAHKASWLDKAAEAGADAVCLDLEDSVPEELKPAGREQVAAGVERMAASHPAMGVFVRVNAIGTPHFGNDLEAAVLPGVTGIFAPKVNSAVDVLRYDTMLDFFEQRAGVSGLEYIIPVETIHGIQNCEEIAAASPRVGAMIGPTAEHADIAKAVGFEWSPEGLESMVHRTKIMLATKAAGAHPLTALWERTRDLDGLREFTTRGRKMGFRGQVVLHPTHVPVVNEVFTPDAEAIDFYRGLLETYREAEKRGDGAVMYGDIHVDKAHADKAEEWLARVDELADLNGGV is encoded by the coding sequence GTGAAGCCCTACCGCACCGTGCTCTTCGTGCCCGCCCACAAGGCGAGCTGGCTCGACAAGGCCGCCGAGGCCGGCGCCGACGCCGTGTGCCTCGACCTCGAGGACTCCGTCCCCGAGGAGCTCAAGCCCGCCGGGCGCGAGCAGGTCGCCGCCGGCGTCGAGCGGATGGCCGCCTCGCACCCCGCGATGGGCGTCTTCGTGCGGGTCAACGCGATCGGGACGCCGCACTTCGGCAACGACCTCGAGGCCGCCGTCCTCCCGGGCGTCACCGGCATCTTCGCGCCGAAGGTCAACAGCGCCGTCGACGTGCTGCGCTACGACACCATGCTCGACTTCTTCGAGCAGCGCGCCGGCGTCAGCGGCCTGGAGTACATCATCCCCGTCGAGACCATCCACGGCATCCAGAACTGCGAGGAGATCGCCGCCGCGTCCCCCCGCGTCGGCGCGATGATCGGCCCGACCGCCGAGCACGCCGACATCGCCAAGGCGGTGGGCTTCGAGTGGAGCCCCGAGGGCCTGGAGTCGATGGTGCACCGCACCAAGATCATGCTCGCGACGAAGGCGGCCGGCGCGCACCCGCTCACCGCGCTCTGGGAGCGGACCCGCGACCTCGACGGACTGCGCGAGTTCACCACCCGCGGGCGCAAGATGGGCTTCCGCGGCCAGGTGGTGCTGCACCCGACGCACGTACCGGTGGTCAACGAGGTGTTCACACCCGACGCCGAGGCGATCGACTTCTACCGCGGCCTGCTCGAGACCTACCGGGAGGCCGAGAAGCGCGGCGACGGCGCGGTGATGTACGGCGACATCCACGTCGACAAGGCCCACGCCGACAAGGCGGAGGAGTGGCTGGCCCGCGTCGACGAGCTGGCCGACCTCAACGGCGGCGTGTGA
- a CDS encoding MaoC family dehydratase, with amino-acid sequence MAGLYFEDFEIGKHYKHEWSRTVTETDTILYCGITMNPAPIHLDQHYMEGTIHGQRLVPSLWTAGVIGGMIVPDLTLGTTLGNLGYTKFDFPKPVFHGDTLRAESTILDKRESKSRTDSGIVYFEHIGLNQRDEVVHIAHRAGLMLLRPTA; translated from the coding sequence ATGGCCGGCCTGTACTTCGAGGACTTCGAGATCGGCAAGCACTACAAGCACGAGTGGTCCCGGACGGTCACCGAGACCGACACGATCCTCTACTGCGGCATCACCATGAACCCCGCGCCGATCCACCTGGACCAGCACTACATGGAGGGCACCATCCACGGCCAGCGCCTGGTGCCGAGCCTGTGGACCGCCGGGGTCATCGGCGGCATGATCGTGCCGGACCTGACCCTCGGCACCACCCTGGGCAACCTCGGCTACACCAAGTTCGACTTCCCGAAGCCGGTCTTCCACGGCGACACCCTGCGGGCCGAGAGCACCATCCTCGACAAGCGGGAGTCCAAGAGCCGCACCGACTCGGGCATCGTCTACTTCGAGCACATCGGCCTCAACCAGCGCGACGAGGTGGTCCACATCGCGCACCGTGCGGGCCTCATGCTCCTTCGGCCGACCGCCTGA